The window GAGAGGGTGTTCGTCGTTTGTTTTACTCAGTGCTCGACGCCCATAACTTCACGGTGATCGACGAAGGTGACCGGATTCTGATCACGCCGGTGACCGAAGCCAAAACCCGCGCCGGCAACGGCCCGGCAAAAAACGCCACGCCTTCGCAGTTCGTCACCCGGGTCATCGAGCTGAATACCAGCAGCGCCACTGATATTGGCGGGCTGGTCAGGCCGCTGGTATCGGTTAATGGCTATGTCGGCCCGTCGGTGTCGGCCAATGCGCTGGTGGTCACCGACACGGCGGCTAATGTGCAACGAATCACTCAGGTGGTGCGCCAGCTGGATTCGGGGCAGGGCAACATGCACGCCGTGGTTCAACTGCTCCACGCCCAGGCCAGCGATGTGGCCCCGGTGATGGAAGCCTCACTGGGCAAACGCAATGCCGACAGTACGATCCAGGTATTGGCTGACAGCAGAACCAATCGCTTGATCTTCATCGGCCCGCCCGCAGTTCGCCACCGCCTGGCCGAACTGGCTCGCGGCCTCGATATTCCGACCACGGTGACACCTGACAATGCCCGGGTGATCCGCCTGCGTCACAGCGATGCCAAGCAGTTGGCCGAGATTCTGGAAAGCATGGGGCAGGGCAGAAAATCGGCTCCGAGCCTTGGCAGCAGCAAAGACACTGCGGCCGGCGCTACCTTCATGATCAAGGCCGACGAAAGCCAAAATGCGCTGGTGCTGATCGCCGAGCCGGCGCAGGTGCGAACCATCGAAAGCATCGTGCGTCAGTTGGACCAGCCTCGTGCGCAGGTGCTGATCCATGCCGCCATCGTCGAGATTTCCGGGGACATCGCCGAAGCCGTTGGTGTGCAATGGGGCCTGAACACCGGCGACGCGAAAGGCTTCATCAACTTCCCCGGCACCGACATCCCGATCGTCGGCGGCCTGACATTTGACGAGAACAAGTCGGCGCCGGAAGGCGCACTGCTGCGGCTGGGCAGCGACCGTTTCGGCGCGTTGATTTCGGCGCTGGCCAGCAACACCCACAGCAACCTGCTGTCCACGCCGAGCCTGTTGACCCTCGACAATCAGGAAGCGGAAATCATCGTCGGCCAGAACGTGCCGTTCAAAACCGGTTCCTACGCGACCAACAGCAGCGGTGCGGACAACCCGTTCACTACGGTCGAACGCAAGGACGTCGGCATCAGCCTGAAGATCAAGCCCTACATCAACGAAGGTTCGACGTTGCGCCTGGAGGTTGAGCAGGAAGTTTCGGACATTGCGCCGTCGGTTTCCGGTATCGATTCCTCCGACCTGATCACCAACAAGCGCGCGCTCAAGAGCACCATTCTGGCCGACGACGGCGAAATCATTGTCATCGGCGGCTTGATCCGGGACAGCGTGCGCTCGCAAAAAAGCGGCGTGCCGTTGCTGCGCGACATTCCCTACCTCGGCGCGCTGTTTCGCTGGACCCGCGACACCCAAACGAAAAGCAATCTGATGGTGTTCTTGCGGCCGACCATCGTGCGCAGCAAGGAAGACCTGGTCGACGTCAGCCAGCAGCGTTACAACGCGCTACGCGATTTGAGTCAGCAGGGCGCGGCGGGCAACAACTCGTTGCTGCTGCCAGCGGATGCACGCCGGTTGTTCGAGCCGGGTTCCGATGCGCCGGTGTTTGATCTGCGCCAGCCAATGCCCCATACGCCATGAACCACACGACCGTTTTTTACGAGCCACTGCCCTTCGGTTTCGCCCGGCGTTTCGGCGTGCTACTGGAGTGCGAGGGCGGGGATTGGAGCCTGGCGATGCGCGCCGATACGCCGCTCACGGCTCTGGCCGAAGCGCATCGGGTGTGCGGCCGGGCGCTGCCGTTGCGGCTGCTGTCAGCGGACGTGTTTGCCACGCGACTGGCCGCAGCCTACCGCGAAGGGCAGAGCGCCGCCGAACAGGTCGCTCAAGGGCTGGACGAAGAACTGGACCTGCTCAGCCTGGTGGATCAGGTGCCGCAAACCGCGGATCTGCTGGAGCAGCAGGGCGATGCGCCGATCATCCGCTTGATCAATGCGCTACTCAGCGAAGCCGTGCGTGAACAGGCCTCGGACGTGCACCTGGAAACCTTCGAGCAATACCTGTCGGTGCGCATGCGGGTCGATGGGCAATTGCGCGAAATGCTTCGGCCACGGCGTGAATTGGCGACGCTGCTGGTGTCGCGAATCAAGGTCATGGCGCGGCTGGATATCGCTGAAAAACGTGTGCCCCAGGATGGTCGGATAGCCCTGCGGTTGGCCGGGCATGAAGTCGACGTGCGGGTCTCGACCTTGCCCTCGGCTCACGGCGAACGAGTGGTCTTGCGCCTGCTCGATAAACAGGCCGGACGCCTGGAGTTGCAACGTCTGGGCATGCCGGAAGACACCCTCGCGGACCTGCGCCAACTCCTGGGCAAACCCCACGGCATTCTGCTGGTCACCGGCCCGACGGGTTCCGGCAAGACCACCAGTCTGTACGCCGCGCTGAGCAGCCTGAACGACCAGACCCGCAACATCCTGACGGTCGAAGACCCCATCGAATATCACTTGCCCGGCGTCGGGCAGATGCCGGTCAACCCGAAAGTCGACATGACTTTCGCCCGGGGTTTGCGGGCGATTCTGCGTCAGGACCCGGACGTGGTGATGGTCGGTGAGATCCGTGACCGCGAGACCGCGGAAATCGCCGTGCAGGCTTCGTTGACCGGCCATCTGGTGCTGTCGACGTTGCACACCAACAGCGCGGTTGGTGCGGTGACGCGTCTGGTGGACATGGGGGTGGATGCGTATCTGTTGGCATCGTCGCTGGTGGGCGTTTTGGCCCAGCGGTTGTTGCGTACTTTGTGCCCGCATTGCAAGGCACCGTACAGCGCTGGTGCGGCTGCCTGCCAGCGTCTGGGGCTCGACACTGGCGCGTCGTTGCAACTGTTCAGAGCGGTGGGTTGCGAACAGTGTCAGCACGGTTATCGCGGGCGGATCGGGATCTATGAATTGATCAGCGTGACGCCGGCCATCTCGGCGCTGATTCATCAGGGCGCCGGTGAGCAGGCATTGACCGCCGAGGCACGCAAGGTGTCGCGCAGCCTGTTTCAGGACGGCCGGCAACGGGTGATCGACGGGCAGACCAGCCTCGACGAGTTGCTGCGCGTGACGCGGGAGGACTGAGGCATGCCGACATTCGACTATCGCGCTGACGATGCTCAGGGTCGCCGGTGCAAGGGACAGCTGGAGGCCGACAGCGACCGTCATGCGCGGCAACTACTGCGTGAACGCGGCTTTTGGCCGCGCAGCGTGAGTGCGGTCCAGATCGCGGATGGTGTGAATGCACCGCGTGGCACCGGACGGTTGAGTGCCGCCGATCTGGCGCTGCTGACGTTGCAATTGTCGACGCTGGTACAGGCCGGTTTGCCGTTGGAGGAGGCGCTTGATGCCGTGGCAAAACAAAGTGCCAAACGGCGGGTCGCGGGCCTGCTGTCGGCGGTCAGAAGCCGGGTGATGGAAGGGCATGCTCTCGCCACGGCATTGGCGCAGTTTCCCAAGGCGTTCCCGGAGTTGTTCCGCGCCACCGTGGCTGCCGGGGAACGTTCCGGGCATCTGGGCCATGTGCTGGAACAACTGGCCGCCTACACCCAGGCCCGCCAGGCGTCACGGCAAAAGATCCAGATGGCCTTGGTGTATCCGCTGATCCTGATGCTGACCAGCGTGGTGATCGTCGGTTTTCTGCTCGGTTACGTGCTGCCGGACGTGGTGAAAATTTTCGTCGACAGCGGCCAGCCATTGCCGTGGTTGACCCGGGCGTTGATCAGCGCCAGTGACGGCCTGCGCAACCATGGTCTGTTGCTGCTCGGCGCGTTGGCGATGGTGGTTGGCCTTTGGCGCTGGAGTTTGCGTCAGCCGGTCTGGCGGCTGCGTTGGCATCGTCTGGTGCTCGATGTGCCGGTCTTTGGTGAAGTGCTGCGGGCGATGGAAGCCGCACGTTTCGCCAGCACCCTGGCGATCCTCGGCAAAAGTGCGGTGCCTTTGGTAGACGCGCTGGAGATCGCCGCCGCCGTGATAGGCAACCTGACCATTCGCGCGCGTATGGCCGATGTCGCCCGCTCGGTCCGCGAAGGGGGAACCCTGACCCGTGGCCTGGAACTCGGCGGCGACATTCCGCCGATGATGCTGCACATGATCGCCAGCGGCGAACGCGCCGGTGAGCTCGACCGGATGCTGGCCCGCGCCGCCGAGCAACAGGAAAGCAGCCTGGCCGCGCGTATCGCCCTGGTGGTGAGCCTGTTCGAGCCCGCCATGCTGGTGCTGATGGGCGGCGTGGTGCTGCTGATCGTCCTGGCCATCCTGCTTCCGATTCTCAGCCTCAACCAATTGGTGAATTGACCCATGAACACTCCCCGTCGCAGAACGTCCCAACGCGGTTTTACCCTGATTGAAATCATGGTGGTGGTGGTCATCATCGGCATTTTGGGGGCCATCGTGGTGCCGCAATTCATGAGCCGCCCCGACCAGGCTAAGGTCACCGCCGCCAAAGTCGACATCCAGGCCATCTCTACTGCGCTGGAGATGTATCGCCTCGACAACTTCCATTACCCCTCGACGCAACAGGGGCTGGAAGCCTTGAACAAACGCCCGTCCGGCCTGCCGGCGGCGCGGAGCTGGAACCCCAACGGCTACCTGAAAAGCCTGCCCGTGGACCCATGGAACACACCCTATCAATACCTCAATCCCGGCGTGAAATCGGCCGATGGCAGCTACGACTTGTATTCCCTCGGCTCCGACGGCGTGGTGGGCGGCGAAGGGCATGCGGCCGACATCGGCAACTGGGGCGGTTGATTCATGCGGTGTCGTTGTCGGGGGTTTACCTTGCTGGAACTGATGATCGTGATCGTGTTGATCGGCGTGCTGGTGGGCATGGTGAGTTTTGCCACCGGCATGAATCCTGCCCAACAGGCCCGACAAGAAGCAGCTGCTCTCGCCGGGGTGATTCGACAGTTACGTGAACGGGCGGTGCTTGAAGGCCAGGAATACGGCGTGCGATTGAGTGTCGACGGCTACCGGGCGATGCGCCTGGATGTGCGTGGCTGGGAGTCGCTCACGGCCCTTTATCGATGGCCCGATCACCTGCGGCTGCGTCTGAAGCACGATGGCTATTCCGTGACACTGGGCGCTGACGCAGGCCCGCCTCAGTTGCTGATGCTCAGCAGTGATGAAACCAGCACCTTCACGCTGACGTTCGAGACCCGGGACAGGATCTGGTCGAGCCTGTCCGCCGATGGCATCGGCGAGGTGGTGATCGATGGTTAGGCTGCAACGCACGCCCCAGATGGCCGGCTTCACCCTGCTGGAAATCATGGTGGCGCTGGCGATTTTCGCGACCCTGGCGACCGCTGTGTTGTCCGCCAGCCAATACGTGCTGAAGCAGTCTGTTGCCGTCGAGGAGCGACTATTCGCGGCGTGGGTGGCCGACAACCAATTGAACGAGTTGCGCCTGCAATCTGCTCCAGCCGATGGGCAATCGCAATACGCTGTGCACATGGCAGGTCGTGATTGGCTGCTGCGTGAGCGTATCAGTGCCACCCCTGAGCCGCGTTTGCAAAAAGTCGAGATGGAGGTCAGCCTGGCCAATCGCGACCAGCCCCTGCACCGCGCCAGCGGCTGGATACTCAACTCCGATGAATAGGCAAACCGGTTTCACCTTGCTGGAGCTGGTGATCGCCATTGCGATATTCGCCTTGCTGGGACTGGCCAGCTGGACGCTGTTCGAAGGCGTGATGCGCGTGCAACAAGGCAGCATGGCCCACGAACGTGAATTCAGAAACCTGCAACGTGCCATCGCGGTGGTCGAACGCGACTTGCTGCAGATCACGGAACAGGCACTCGTGTTGGAGCAGGCACAGCTGCAATGGCAACGCGGTAATTGGCGCAACCCGCTGGACCTGCCGCGTAGCGAGCGACAAACGCTGACCTATCGTCTCGACAACGGTGTGCTATGGCGAGACAGCCGGGCAGAAGGCTCGCCAATCGTGCAGCGGCAAAAACTGCTCGACGATGTTCGCGACTTGCGCTGGCGGCTGTTTGACGGTCGCACGGGTTGGCGTAGCGACTCGCCGACCGGGCAGAACACGCAGGCACCGCTGGCGGTGGAGATGCAGTTGTCGGCGGGACGTTACCAGGCAATTCGCCGGGTGATTTTGCTGCCAGGGGCGCTGCTATGAGAGCGCGCCAACGCGGTGTGGCGTTGGTCAGTGTGTTGCTGGTCATGAGCCTGGCGCTGTTGATCATCGGCGGGGTGCTGCGCAGTCATCGGCTGTTGCTGCAAAGCAGTGGGCAACAGCTACAGCAACTGCATCTGCGTCAACTCGGCATGGCCGGGGAAACCTGGGCTTTGTCATTGCTCAAGGCGCAGCAAAAAGACAGCGACCGGATACCTGATCCGGCCCCGGACTTCGATGTGGAAGACGCGCAAATCCACATCAACATCGAGGACCTTGCCGGGCGCTTCAATCTCAATTCCCTGTTGATTGAGGGGCAAACTGATCAGGTCACGCTCAAGCGCTGGGCGCGCTTGCTGGCGCTGCTTGAACTGCCGGATTTGCAACTGGAGCAAGTGGGCGCTTTGCGAGAGCTGAGTCAGTTGCGCCTGCTGCCCGGTGTTGACGGTGAACGCCTGCGTCGGCTGGAACCCTGGGTCGCGTTGTTGCCCGCAAGCGCCGCACTGAACATCAACACGGCCCCGGCGCTGATTTTGCGCACACTCGATGGCATCGAAGCAGTCGAGACGGATGCCCTGTTGCGCCAGCGCTCAACGGCGCCATGGCCGAGCGTTCAGGCTTTTACCCAAGACCCGTTGTTATCCGGCAAGGGCTTGAGCAGCCACGGCTTGGGCATCGACAGCCGTTGGTACCGGATCACAGTTCAGGTGACGCAGGGGCAGCGCCGTCTGCGTTTGGCCACTGATGTCGAACGCGATGCCAAGACACGCCAATGGAACATCCTGCAACGACGCGTTCTGCCGTCGAACAGCAACGAGATCGCGCAATGAAAAACTGGCTCTACCTGACGGCCGACGGCTTGGGCACCGTGACGTCCGACTGGCCCTGCTGCATGTGGTCACCGACCGGTCATCGACAGCGCATGCCACTGCAGCAAGCGGCGCAAGCGTTGAACGGGCAAGCAGTGGATCTGCTGTTGCCCATGGAACTATGCAGCTGGTTGCGCAGCGAACCGTGGCCTTCCCGGCGTCGACCCGATAGCCAAACCATTGCGTTCGCGGTTGAGGAACAATTGAGCGAACCACTGGAGAAGCTGCACCTATGCGTCGGCGCTCGCGATGCGCAGGGACGCTATCCGGTAGTGGTGATTGATCGAAAGCGATTTGCGAGCGTGCTTGAATTGTTGGCCGGGGCGGGCATTGAAGTACGCTCGGTTTACGTCGATGCCGATGTGTTGCCATCCGGTCAGCCGTTAGCTGTCTGGTGGTTCGGTCGATGGCTGCTGGGTGGCGGGTTATCCGCGCGCCTGACGCTGATGGAAGACGAGGTGGCCTTGCTCAGGCCGGGCTTGTCGCAGGATATCCAGTGGCGCGACGAGCGTCAGGACACTGTCGGGTCCGACCAGTGGCTCAACGGTACTCACGAGCACGCAATCGATCTGTTGCAAGGTGATTTTGCCCCCCGCCGAAAACGCCTGCCGTGGCGCCTCGGTGGCATGGCGATGTTGATGGTGTTGCTGCTGACTTGGGGAGCGAGTGAAACGCGCATCCGATTTCTCGAACATGAAAGTCGTCAGCTTTACAGCCGCAGCGAGCAACAGTTCAAGACGCTCTACCCGGAGCAGACCCGCATCGTTGATCTCGCGGCGCAACTCAAAACCCTGCAAAGCCAAGGTTCGGAGCCGCAGGGCGGTCGTATCGCCGGTTTGGTCAACCTGGTCGAGCATGTCATCGGCGCCAGCAACGTCGAGGTCCAGCGCATCGAATTTCGTGAAGGCGATGGCTGGAAAATCCAGCTGACCGCCAATAGTTTTGCCGAGCTGGAACTGCTGCGTGAACGTGGACGACAGCAAGGCATCGCAGTGCGGCTCGACAGCTCTAACAAGGACCGCGACCGAGTGCAGGCAACCCTGTCCGTGGAGCAAGGCACATGAAGTTGATGGAATTGAAATCGGTGGTCGTGAAGTTTCAGCGTCTGTCCCTGCGCGAGCAGCGACTGCTGCTGGCGCTGGGTGTTTTTGTTCTGAGCGTTATGGCATTCGCGCTGATCTGGCAGCCGACGCAACAACGGTTGGCGACAGCCGAGCGCCAATATCAGCAGCAACTGGCACTGGCCGCGCAACTGCAACAGGCGCGACCGCGCAGCCATATTCCGCATCCGGTCGACCAGCCACTGTCATTGCGTATCAGCGAAAGCGTACTAACGGCGGGACTTGAACTGCATCAGATGGACAGCGACAACGAACTGCTGCGCCTGACCCTCAGCGGCGACGCCATGGCATTGCTGCCATGGCTGGACCGTATTGAAAGCGAGGGCATTGCCCTGCAATCACTGACCCTGGAAAAACGTGACGCGGTGCTGGAGGCGCGGGTGGTGCTCAGATAGTCGTGCCGCTTCCCGGCAGTGGCGGCAACTTCGCCAGTTTCAACGCCACCAGCAGCGCTACCACCAGCAATGACCCGATGAACAGACCGATGCCATTCCAGCCACCCAGGTGCCAGAACACGCCGCCCGCCGTACCGGCGATGCTCCCCCCGGCGTAGTAGCTGAACAGGTACAAGGACGATGCCTGGCCCTTGGCTTTGGTGGCGCGGCGGCCGATCCAGCTGCTCGCCACCGAGTGGGCGCCGAAGAAGCCGAAGGTGAAGATCAGCATGCCGATGATCACCAGCGGCAACGGTGTGAACATCGTCAGGGCGAGGCCGCTGATCATCAGCGCGATGGTGCTCCAAAGCACTTTTCGGCGGCCGAGTCGGTCGGCCAGCGAGCCGATTTTCGCCGAGCTGTAGATGCCCGACAGGTACACCACTGAAAGCAATCCGACGAAAGCCTGTTCCATGTGATACGGCTCGGCCAGCAAGCGATAGCCGATGTAGTTGAACAGCGTGACGAACGCACCCATCAACACAAAGGCTTCGAGGAACAGCAGCGGCAGACCGGCATCGCGAAAGTGCATGGTGAACCCGTCAACCAGACTGCGCGGGTGCAGCGAGCGGGGGCGGAAGTTGCGCGATTCGGGGAGGATTTTCCAGAACACCGCTGCCGCAATCAGCGCCAGGCCACCGATCACCAGCATCGCCGTGTGCCAGCTGACGAAGTCGATCAACACGCCGGTGATCAAGCGACCGCTCATCCCGCCAATCGCGTTGCCGCCGATGTACAGACCCATCGCCAGGCCGATGTGCTGCGGGTGAATTTCTTCGCTCAAATAGGTCATCGCCACCGCTGCCAGACCGCTCAGCGACAACCCGATCAGCGCACGCATCGCGAGCACGCCGTGCCAGCTCGGCATCATCGCGCTGGCCATGGTGCACAGTGCAGCGGCGAACAGTGCCGCCACCATCACCGGTTTACGCCCGATGCGGTCGGAGATCGGACCGGTGATCAACAGGCCGATGGCAAGCATGCCGGTAGCGATAGACAGGATCAGGCTGCTTTGCGCCGCGTTGATGGAATATTCGTGGGACAGCAGCGGCATCATCGGCTGCACGCAGTAGAGCAGGGCGAACGTCGCGAAGCCGCCGCAGAATAACGCCAGCACCGTGCGCATGAACGCCGGTGTGCCTTTTTCGATGTAGATCTCCGCCAGCTCAGCGACGACATCGCCTTGTGCGACGGGTGGAACTTCATGGGCGAGTGGGGCGACAGCAGTTTTCACGGGGGACCTCGGAGGAGCGCGGCCGGTCAGGCAATGAAAAAAGCATATAGCCGGCTAATGATTCAATCCAATATATTGTTCGACCTGTTTGATAGCTTTTACGACCTAATGGGGTTTTCATGGAATTGCGTCATCTGCGCTACTTCATCGCCGTCGCCGAAGAACTGCATTTCGGCCGCGCCGCACAGGTGCTGGGCATCTCTCAGCCGCCGCTGAGCCAGCAGATTCAGGCGCTGGAGCAGGAAGTCGGCGCGCGTTTGTTCGAGCGTACCAATCGTCGGGTCGAACTGAGCGAGGCCGGTCGGCTGTTCCTCGAAGAGGCGCGGCTGGTGCTGGCGCAGGTCGACAAAGCGGCGGATGTAGCGCGGCGGGCGCAACTGGGTGAGCTGGGCGAACTGAAAATCGGCTTCACCTCGTCGGCACCATTCAACTCGACCATTCCCCAGGCGATTTTTTCGTTTCGCCAGCGCTTCCCGGCGGTGCATCTGAACCTGCGGGAGATGAGCAGCACCCAGGTGGCCGATGCGCTGGTGGACGAGTCGATCGAGGTCGGCATCATGCGCCCGCTCGGGTTGCCGGATTGCCTTAGCGTGGTCGAGTTGATGCGCGAACCGTTGGTCGCCGTTCTCAGTTCCAAGCATCCCTTGGTCAACGGCAGTGAAGAGGGGTTGTTCCTGTCCGCGCTGGCCCTCGAACCCTTCGTGTTTTTCCCGCGCAGTTACGGCAGTGGGCTTTATGCACAATTGCTGAGCCTGGCCCGAGATGCCGGTTTCAGCCCGCACTTCGCTCAAGAGGCGGGCGAGGCGATGACCATTATCGGTTTGGTGGCAGCGGGGCTAGGTGTATCGGTGCTGCCGGCGTCTTATCAGCGGATGCGCATTGATGGCGTGGTCTATCGGCCATTGCTTGACCCCGCGGCGGTGTCGGCGGTGTGGCTGGTGCAGCGCAAGGATCAGAAGTCGGCGATGGCCAAAGCGTTTGTGGAGTTGTTGACGAGGAAGGTCGAGCCATTGAAACCGTGACGGCTGCGCAGCCAATCGCGAGCAGGCTCGCTCCTACAGGGTTGCGTGGTGGAAACACGATGTTCGCCACACCACCAACCCACTGTAGGAGCGAGCCTGCTCGCGAAAGCCTCCGAGAGAACGATGAAGACATTTCAAGTAACGGATTCGGCTTAGGGGCTGGTCCGAAACTTAAGCAGAATCGATTTCTTTCGGCGAGTGCCATGGATGCCACTTCTATACCAACCAAGGGAAGGCAGCGTTTTGATTTGTGATTTCAGGGGCTATGAATTGCCTGAAATGGTCAAGGTCAGGCCTGTCGTCGTGATTCGCAAACACCGAACCAACAGCTTATTGGTAACGGTCGTACCGCTTAGTACTACCGCTCCGGCTCAAATGCTTGAACACCATCTGGAGCTTCCAAATCATCTGCATGGAGCCAGTCCGACTTGTTGGGCAAAATGCGACATGGTCGCCACTGTGTGTCTTGCCAGGCTCGACCGGATCAAGAGCAGAGATCGTCGGGGTAAGCGTACTTTCGTTATTTCACAACTTGAAATAGACGAGTTTGTTGCGATCAAGGTCGCAGTGCGTAAGGCTTTGGGTCTATAGAGGTTGCAAACATGATCAACTGGGCCAGCTGCCACCTGTTGTTTGCAGAATGAATTCGGACAATACTGGCCGCGTTCCCGAAAGGGGCTTGTGAGACTCTGAGGATCCTGGGTAACCAGCCATCGTAGAGCCAGACAGGTACAGGGCGATGACAAGCCGACCTGTTTGTGAAAGGGCGCCGAAAGGCGCCCTTAGTCGTTTTTGGCGCTACGACCAGCGCTTGAAAATAAGCGAA of the Pseudomonas sp. MAG733B genome contains:
- the gspD gene encoding type II secretion system secretin GspD, which encodes MNSFTGAQALRSMLLLAVLATASFPAALSAAEEKWQLAMNNAELRDIVEEISSILGTTVVLDPRVSGRITVMSRQALDREGVRRLFYSVLDAHNFTVIDEGDRILITPVTEAKTRAGNGPAKNATPSQFVTRVIELNTSSATDIGGLVRPLVSVNGYVGPSVSANALVVTDTAANVQRITQVVRQLDSGQGNMHAVVQLLHAQASDVAPVMEASLGKRNADSTIQVLADSRTNRLIFIGPPAVRHRLAELARGLDIPTTVTPDNARVIRLRHSDAKQLAEILESMGQGRKSAPSLGSSKDTAAGATFMIKADESQNALVLIAEPAQVRTIESIVRQLDQPRAQVLIHAAIVEISGDIAEAVGVQWGLNTGDAKGFINFPGTDIPIVGGLTFDENKSAPEGALLRLGSDRFGALISALASNTHSNLLSTPSLLTLDNQEAEIIVGQNVPFKTGSYATNSSGADNPFTTVERKDVGISLKIKPYINEGSTLRLEVEQEVSDIAPSVSGIDSSDLITNKRALKSTILADDGEIIVIGGLIRDSVRSQKSGVPLLRDIPYLGALFRWTRDTQTKSNLMVFLRPTIVRSKEDLVDVSQQRYNALRDLSQQGAAGNNSLLLPADARRLFEPGSDAPVFDLRQPMPHTP
- the gspE gene encoding type II secretion system ATPase GspE codes for the protein MNHTTVFYEPLPFGFARRFGVLLECEGGDWSLAMRADTPLTALAEAHRVCGRALPLRLLSADVFATRLAAAYREGQSAAEQVAQGLDEELDLLSLVDQVPQTADLLEQQGDAPIIRLINALLSEAVREQASDVHLETFEQYLSVRMRVDGQLREMLRPRRELATLLVSRIKVMARLDIAEKRVPQDGRIALRLAGHEVDVRVSTLPSAHGERVVLRLLDKQAGRLELQRLGMPEDTLADLRQLLGKPHGILLVTGPTGSGKTTSLYAALSSLNDQTRNILTVEDPIEYHLPGVGQMPVNPKVDMTFARGLRAILRQDPDVVMVGEIRDRETAEIAVQASLTGHLVLSTLHTNSAVGAVTRLVDMGVDAYLLASSLVGVLAQRLLRTLCPHCKAPYSAGAAACQRLGLDTGASLQLFRAVGCEQCQHGYRGRIGIYELISVTPAISALIHQGAGEQALTAEARKVSRSLFQDGRQRVIDGQTSLDELLRVTRED
- the gspF gene encoding type II secretion system inner membrane protein GspF, whose translation is MPTFDYRADDAQGRRCKGQLEADSDRHARQLLRERGFWPRSVSAVQIADGVNAPRGTGRLSAADLALLTLQLSTLVQAGLPLEEALDAVAKQSAKRRVAGLLSAVRSRVMEGHALATALAQFPKAFPELFRATVAAGERSGHLGHVLEQLAAYTQARQASRQKIQMALVYPLILMLTSVVIVGFLLGYVLPDVVKIFVDSGQPLPWLTRALISASDGLRNHGLLLLGALAMVVGLWRWSLRQPVWRLRWHRLVLDVPVFGEVLRAMEAARFASTLAILGKSAVPLVDALEIAAAVIGNLTIRARMADVARSVREGGTLTRGLELGGDIPPMMLHMIASGERAGELDRMLARAAEQQESSLAARIALVVSLFEPAMLVLMGGVVLLIVLAILLPILSLNQLVN
- the gspG gene encoding type II secretion system major pseudopilin GspG — its product is MNTPRRRTSQRGFTLIEIMVVVVIIGILGAIVVPQFMSRPDQAKVTAAKVDIQAISTALEMYRLDNFHYPSTQQGLEALNKRPSGLPAARSWNPNGYLKSLPVDPWNTPYQYLNPGVKSADGSYDLYSLGSDGVVGGEGHAADIGNWGG
- the gspH gene encoding type II secretion system minor pseudopilin GspH; the protein is MRCRCRGFTLLELMIVIVLIGVLVGMVSFATGMNPAQQARQEAAALAGVIRQLRERAVLEGQEYGVRLSVDGYRAMRLDVRGWESLTALYRWPDHLRLRLKHDGYSVTLGADAGPPQLLMLSSDETSTFTLTFETRDRIWSSLSADGIGEVVIDG
- the gspI gene encoding type II secretion system minor pseudopilin GspI, whose protein sequence is MVRLQRTPQMAGFTLLEIMVALAIFATLATAVLSASQYVLKQSVAVEERLFAAWVADNQLNELRLQSAPADGQSQYAVHMAGRDWLLRERISATPEPRLQKVEMEVSLANRDQPLHRASGWILNSDE
- a CDS encoding type II secretion system protein GspJ — translated: MNRQTGFTLLELVIAIAIFALLGLASWTLFEGVMRVQQGSMAHEREFRNLQRAIAVVERDLLQITEQALVLEQAQLQWQRGNWRNPLDLPRSERQTLTYRLDNGVLWRDSRAEGSPIVQRQKLLDDVRDLRWRLFDGRTGWRSDSPTGQNTQAPLAVEMQLSAGRYQAIRRVILLPGALL
- a CDS encoding type II secretion system protein GspK, whose product is MRARQRGVALVSVLLVMSLALLIIGGVLRSHRLLLQSSGQQLQQLHLRQLGMAGETWALSLLKAQQKDSDRIPDPAPDFDVEDAQIHINIEDLAGRFNLNSLLIEGQTDQVTLKRWARLLALLELPDLQLEQVGALRELSQLRLLPGVDGERLRRLEPWVALLPASAALNINTAPALILRTLDGIEAVETDALLRQRSTAPWPSVQAFTQDPLLSGKGLSSHGLGIDSRWYRITVQVTQGQRRLRLATDVERDAKTRQWNILQRRVLPSNSNEIAQ
- the gspL gene encoding type II secretion system protein GspL, with the translated sequence MKNWLYLTADGLGTVTSDWPCCMWSPTGHRQRMPLQQAAQALNGQAVDLLLPMELCSWLRSEPWPSRRRPDSQTIAFAVEEQLSEPLEKLHLCVGARDAQGRYPVVVIDRKRFASVLELLAGAGIEVRSVYVDADVLPSGQPLAVWWFGRWLLGGGLSARLTLMEDEVALLRPGLSQDIQWRDERQDTVGSDQWLNGTHEHAIDLLQGDFAPRRKRLPWRLGGMAMLMVLLLTWGASETRIRFLEHESRQLYSRSEQQFKTLYPEQTRIVDLAAQLKTLQSQGSEPQGGRIAGLVNLVEHVIGASNVEVQRIEFREGDGWKIQLTANSFAELELLRERGRQQGIAVRLDSSNKDRDRVQATLSVEQGT
- the gspM gene encoding type II secretion system protein GspM, which produces MKLMELKSVVVKFQRLSLREQRLLLALGVFVLSVMAFALIWQPTQQRLATAERQYQQQLALAAQLQQARPRSHIPHPVDQPLSLRISESVLTAGLELHQMDSDNELLRLTLSGDAMALLPWLDRIESEGIALQSLTLEKRDAVLEARVVLR
- a CDS encoding MFS transporter, which translates into the protein MKTAVAPLAHEVPPVAQGDVVAELAEIYIEKGTPAFMRTVLALFCGGFATFALLYCVQPMMPLLSHEYSINAAQSSLILSIATGMLAIGLLITGPISDRIGRKPVMVAALFAAALCTMASAMMPSWHGVLAMRALIGLSLSGLAAVAMTYLSEEIHPQHIGLAMGLYIGGNAIGGMSGRLITGVLIDFVSWHTAMLVIGGLALIAAAVFWKILPESRNFRPRSLHPRSLVDGFTMHFRDAGLPLLFLEAFVLMGAFVTLFNYIGYRLLAEPYHMEQAFVGLLSVVYLSGIYSSAKIGSLADRLGRRKVLWSTIALMISGLALTMFTPLPLVIIGMLIFTFGFFGAHSVASSWIGRRATKAKGQASSLYLFSYYAGGSIAGTAGGVFWHLGGWNGIGLFIGSLLVVALLVALKLAKLPPLPGSGTTI